In a single window of the Arcobacter sp. F155 genome:
- a CDS encoding cbb3-type cytochrome c oxidase subunit I, protein AFGFTLSGIFACWYYIGQRVLKVSLKESPFLMGVAKLHFVLYFITILLAVVTLFMGITTSKEYAELEWPLDILVVVWWVLYGISIFGLIGIRRERTLYISIWYFIAGFIAVAMLYLFNNMEVPTYFVSGYGSWIHSVSMYAGTNDALVQWWYGHNAVGFVFTVPIIAMIYYFLPKESGQNVYSYKLSILAFWGLLFVYLWAGGHHLIYSTVPDWMQTMGSVMSVVLILPSWGSAINMLLTMKGEWQQLQSNTLIKFMVLASTFYMLST, encoded by the coding sequence TTGCGTTTGGTTTTACTCTTAGTGGTATCTTTGCGTGTTGGTATTATATCGGGCAAAGAGTATTAAAAGTATCTTTAAAAGAATCACCATTCTTAATGGGTGTAGCTAAATTACACTTTGTACTTTATTTCATTACTATTCTTTTAGCTGTAGTAACTCTGTTTATGGGTATTACAACATCAAAAGAGTATGCTGAATTAGAATGGCCTTTAGATATTTTAGTTGTTGTTTGGTGGGTATTATATGGTATCTCTATTTTCGGTCTAATCGGAATTAGAAGAGAGAGAACTTTATATATCTCAATTTGGTATTTCATCGCTGGATTTATTGCAGTTGCTATGTTATACCTATTTAATAATATGGAAGTTCCAACTTATTTTGTATCTGGTTATGGTTCATGGATTCACTCAGTATCAATGTATGCTGGTACAAATGACGCCTTAGTACAATGGTGGTATGGACACAATGCGGTTGGATTTGTATTTACAGTTCCAATTATTGCTATGATTTATTATTTCTTACCAAAAGAGTCAGGACAAAATGTTTACTCTTATAAATTATCAATTTTAGCATTCTGGGGTCTATTATTTGTATATTTATGGGCAGGTGGACACCACTTAATTTATTCAACAGTTCCAGATTGGATGCAAACAATGGGATCTGTAATGTCAGTAGTACTAATTTTACCATCATGGGGATCAGCAATTAATATGCTTTTAACAATGAAGGGTGAATGGCAACAATTACAATCAAATACTCTGATTAAGTTCATGGTTTTAGCATCAACATTCTATATGTTATCTAC